One stretch of Candidatus Schekmanbacteria bacterium DNA includes these proteins:
- a CDS encoding FAD-binding oxidoreductase, with amino-acid sequence MEIVIRQLASIVGEDYVITDSESLKEYSDGNITFIPPRTPLVAVRPCNNEEIREILKVAALNKIPVTPSSSTRAGHGGSIPSVPGITIDLRRMNKIELIDPSCRNAIIEPGVTFLQLQESAKKHNLRVLTPVEITGDSSVLSTYLDMVPLYSWPRYGTESVLTMEAMIPNGEIIRTGIAAIPLIDKPYFPFGTNPSYLNKIWFGSQGTFGIATKGVIKLKTLHKNIKVLYIPFKTFEESFPVIKELKRFGYAIEFFMANPAYLAGLIAENEKELSEISEKLPPVTAVLILRGEEEEIEYQYLDILDLTKQFNIECLEEIDGINNVSSRILEEIENPKGYERRKSFRGGYAVIPFICMLPQIPLFKRILGQMSQAFKYNPAQIGELFIPVEPARGHFQYSFIYNPENPQELMITKKFFEMFSNALIKMGAFFSRPYGNWAELVYAKAGAYKAMLKNIKEAIDPDNIMNPGKLNL; translated from the coding sequence ATGGAGATAGTAATAAGACAGCTTGCTTCTATAGTTGGAGAGGATTATGTTATTACAGACTCTGAATCATTAAAAGAATACTCTGACGGAAATATAACCTTCATTCCTCCAAGGACACCTCTTGTTGCCGTAAGACCGTGCAATAATGAAGAAATTAGGGAAATACTAAAAGTCGCCGCACTCAACAAAATCCCTGTTACGCCATCAAGCTCAACAAGGGCAGGACATGGCGGCTCGATTCCTTCTGTGCCCGGAATTACTATTGACCTGCGGCGTATGAATAAAATTGAATTAATTGACCCTTCCTGCAGAAATGCAATAATAGAACCGGGAGTAACCTTCTTACAGCTTCAGGAAAGTGCAAAAAAACATAATTTGAGAGTATTGACACCCGTGGAAATAACAGGAGATTCCTCTGTCCTTTCAACATACCTTGATATGGTGCCACTCTATTCATGGCCAAGATACGGCACAGAATCAGTATTGACTATGGAAGCAATGATACCCAATGGAGAAATTATAAGGACGGGAATCGCTGCTATCCCTCTTATTGACAAACCATACTTCCCTTTTGGCACAAATCCGTCTTATCTGAATAAAATATGGTTTGGTTCACAGGGAACATTTGGAATAGCAACAAAGGGGGTTATAAAACTCAAAACTCTTCATAAAAATATCAAAGTTCTTTATATTCCTTTCAAAACTTTCGAAGAATCATTTCCTGTAATAAAAGAATTAAAGAGATTTGGCTATGCCATTGAATTTTTTATGGCAAATCCTGCTTATCTTGCGGGGCTCATTGCAGAAAATGAGAAGGAACTTTCAGAAATATCGGAAAAACTTCCACCTGTTACAGCAGTACTTATTTTGCGCGGCGAAGAAGAAGAGATTGAATACCAATATTTAGACATTCTGGATTTAACAAAACAATTCAATATTGAATGCCTCGAAGAAATAGATGGTATTAATAATGTCTCATCAAGAATCTTAGAAGAAATAGAAAATCCAAAGGGATATGAAAGGCGAAAAAGCTTCAGAGGAGGATATGCTGTAATTCCCTTTATATGTATGCTGCCGCAGATTCCCTTATTTAAAAGAATTTTAGGTCAAATGAGCCAAGCATTCAAATACAATCCTGCGCAAATTGGAGAACTTTTTATTCCAGTAGAGCCGGCACGCGGTCATTTTCAATATAGTTTCATTTATAACCCTGAAAATCCACAGGAGTTGATGATAACAAAGAAATTTTTTGAAATGTTCAGTAATGCTTTAATCAAGATGGGGGCTTTCTTTTCAAGGCCTTATGGCAATTGGGCAGAGCTTGTTTATGCAAAAGCAGGTGCATATAAAGCAATGTTGAAAAACATAAAAGAAGCAATCGATCCAGATAACATTATGAATCCAGGCAAGCTAAATTTGTAG
- a CDS encoding (Fe-S)-binding protein, with product MVDEYCYPFTRRKLSDYYEMLWRCAKCGYCRNVFPSDTEDERFGRQCPPGERFRFEAYYTSGRNEITRRIIEGKQELTPRLRHILYTCTTCNACEEWCEVTQGLNPLKIINALRRYFVEHGGELLPGHQKILKSIRRNHNRLNRNNRDRKGWLENNLINQPQKADVLYFVGCRSSFRRTEIATNAYDLLTKKLGIKVGFLDEERCCGRPLLEIGAEKDALNLMKHNLQEINKSGVKKIIFTCAECFSLFNDIEKYGFEKDFETIHISQYLADIIKEKGLSFINLSKKITYHDPCYLGRHQGVFDEPRNVITAVPETELIEMPRNRKNAWCCGAGGVVKEAYLDYSHWIAEERFQEVNKTGAQMLITACPGCKESLWGKAVAYGVEILDFAEFINRQLKE from the coding sequence ATGGTTGATGAATATTGTTATCCATTTACAAGAAGAAAGTTAAGCGATTATTATGAAATGCTTTGGCGCTGCGCCAAATGTGGATACTGCAGAAATGTCTTTCCTTCAGACACAGAAGATGAGCGTTTTGGAAGGCAATGCCCACCGGGAGAAAGATTCAGATTCGAGGCTTACTATACATCAGGCAGAAATGAAATAACGCGAAGAATCATTGAAGGGAAACAAGAGCTAACCCCACGGCTTCGCCATATCTTATATACCTGCACGACCTGCAATGCATGCGAAGAATGGTGTGAAGTGACACAGGGACTAAATCCGCTTAAAATCATAAATGCATTGAGAAGATATTTTGTTGAGCATGGAGGTGAACTTCTCCCGGGACATCAAAAAATACTAAAAAGTATCAGACGGAATCATAATCGCTTAAACAGAAACAATAGAGACAGGAAAGGATGGCTTGAAAACAATCTGATAAATCAACCTCAAAAAGCTGATGTTTTATATTTTGTCGGCTGCAGGTCATCTTTCAGAAGGACTGAAATCGCTACAAACGCCTATGATTTACTCACAAAGAAATTAGGCATAAAAGTTGGATTTCTCGATGAAGAGCGATGCTGTGGCAGGCCATTGCTTGAAATCGGTGCAGAAAAAGATGCCCTCAACTTAATGAAACATAACCTCCAAGAAATAAATAAAAGCGGAGTTAAGAAAATAATTTTCACCTGTGCTGAATGTTTCTCTCTTTTCAACGATATCGAAAAATACGGTTTTGAAAAAGATTTTGAAACCATACATATAAGCCAATACCTTGCTGATATAATTAAAGAAAAAGGGCTATCTTTTATCAATCTTTCCAAAAAAATCACTTATCATGACCCTTGTTATCTTGGCAGACATCAAGGAGTCTTCGATGAACCAAGAAATGTAATCACAGCCGTCCCCGAAACAGAGCTTATTGAAATGCCACGAAACAGGAAAAATGCATGGTGTTGCGGCGCTGGAGGCGTTGTAAAAGAAGCATATCTTGACTATTCGCATTGGATTGCTGAAGAAAGATTTCAGGAAGTTAACAAAACAGGGGCACAGATGTTGATTACTGCCTGCCCCGGTTGTAAAGAAAGTTTATGGGGGAAAGCAGTTGCTTACGGAGTAGAAATCCTCGATTTTGCAGAATTCATAAATAGACAATTGAAGGAATAG
- a CDS encoding FAD-binding oxidoreductase, giving the protein MEDKRIDNNRILSELANIVGSEWVSNEPEIVYAYSRDVNMYPENLSSVLRPPHYVVLPSTSEEVQKIVAVARTHKLPIIVQTTGLNIAGVCVPSRGGILMDMKRMDKVIEIDEVNCTATIQPYVTIARLSCELQKRKMFLPVPGNPSTASVISNILVGLGLKVTNRVGRQEQGIVGFKMILPDGSIFKIGSGADPFIPKDFWPHGPGPDLQLFPVHAIGTTGIVTEMTIKCWLRGEKYKELWVSYEDIDNAAKAYAELAKMEICKGINLYGGNKYTSYATDTREAMERMVRANPEFQLVLSMEGTKRRLEYEEKVVRRIAEKTGGIIITDKFNPYESFVESHAGMSGSFYSDYSMKYWGSRGANWVAAGFPSPDKVAEMYKVYCQAIMDDPEYSDSDFGNGEYWRSIIAYPYEGGHYYFNEHGIDSHPGDPKWQRVVKRIGAALPRYGAQRGLLIMGFNRAPREGLPRVTGPYYDLAKKINNKLDPEGIMQPGFVFP; this is encoded by the coding sequence ATGGAAGATAAAAGAATAGACAATAATCGAATCCTTTCAGAGCTTGCCAATATTGTAGGAAGTGAATGGGTGTCAAATGAACCGGAAATAGTTTATGCTTATTCAAGAGATGTAAATATGTACCCCGAAAACCTGTCATCAGTGTTAAGGCCTCCCCATTATGTCGTTTTACCTTCAACTTCAGAAGAAGTGCAAAAAATTGTTGCTGTGGCAAGAACTCATAAACTTCCTATCATTGTCCAAACAACAGGACTCAACATTGCAGGCGTTTGCGTGCCTTCAAGAGGCGGTATCTTAATGGATATGAAGAGAATGGATAAGGTCATCGAAATCGATGAAGTTAATTGCACTGCAACAATACAGCCATATGTAACAATTGCCCGCCTCTCCTGTGAACTTCAAAAGAGAAAAATGTTTCTTCCTGTCCCCGGCAACCCTTCAACGGCAAGTGTTATTTCAAACATACTCGTAGGATTGGGCTTAAAGGTAACCAATCGAGTTGGACGGCAGGAGCAGGGAATCGTTGGATTCAAGATGATTCTTCCTGATGGAAGTATTTTCAAGATAGGCTCCGGTGCAGACCCTTTCATCCCTAAAGATTTTTGGCCTCATGGGCCGGGTCCTGATTTGCAGCTATTTCCTGTCCATGCAATCGGAACAACTGGAATTGTAACGGAAATGACCATCAAATGCTGGCTTCGTGGCGAAAAATATAAAGAGTTATGGGTTTCCTATGAAGATATTGACAATGCTGCAAAAGCATATGCAGAGCTGGCAAAAATGGAAATATGCAAAGGGATAAATCTTTATGGCGGAAACAAATATACTTCCTATGCAACGGATACTCGCGAAGCTATGGAGCGAATGGTCAGGGCAAATCCAGAATTTCAATTAGTTCTGTCAATGGAAGGAACAAAAAGAAGACTTGAATATGAGGAAAAGGTCGTAAGAAGGATTGCAGAAAAAACAGGAGGAATAATAATTACCGATAAATTCAATCCTTACGAAAGCTTTGTCGAATCCCATGCCGGAATGTCAGGCAGTTTCTATTCTGATTACTCAATGAAATATTGGGGCTCGAGGGGTGCAAATTGGGTAGCAGCCGGATTCCCTTCTCCTGACAAGGTCGCAGAAATGTATAAAGTATACTGTCAGGCAATTATGGATGATCCCGAATATTCTGATTCTGATTTTGGCAATGGCGAGTATTGGCGCTCGATCATTGCTTACCCTTATGAAGGCGGACATTACTATTTCAATGAGCACGGTATAGACAGCCATCCGGGAGATCCCAAGTGGCAAAGAGTCGTAAAGAGAATAGGTGCCGCCCTCCCCCGCTATGGAGCACAGCGAGGATTGCTCATTATGGGATTCAACCGGGCTCCTCGTGAAGGATTACCAAGAGTCACAGGACCTTATTACGATTTGGCAAAAAAGATTAATAACAAACTCGATCCTGAAGGAATAATGCAGCCGGGATTTGTTTTCCCTTAA
- a CDS encoding MFS transporter encodes MAEIAKKKFMGVEIPEGLTKANFYALFIGTTLGGLVTNSINGIQHSYLKDYLKVSQELFGTVSGTLMTLGEIAAIIFLFFFGVVADKIGRKSVITIGYIGATIAYLLFFHSKDIAEMLGINPLPLAYAGRFLIVATVAGVWGTYIIVTADYTDEANRAKGMGLNGIFTGFGMLLAMGVFASLPNKIGTRNTFYLTAAVSIASLIYARIALVDRFKPKEKEKGQIKKIIETLKSSPPLVMCYAARFFVMAAVITVGTFIFVWAVNAAPNLGVTPEAAQGKVGMFIGISGLVAFVGFPIFAIMCDKLGRYVTLSISLGLGGLALISFGLIDNPISWPILICMLVFFFSQAGMLLSSQTLASDIAPKRVMGTVLGGLNTTGQIGAAVFFSVDGITMDKISPQSPFIIMGVCCILMIIWVMITGTKVKKGQYKIDT; translated from the coding sequence ATGGCTGAAATTGCAAAGAAAAAGTTTATGGGTGTAGAAATTCCTGAAGGTCTTACAAAAGCAAATTTTTATGCCCTCTTTATAGGCACGACACTTGGTGGGCTGGTAACAAATTCAATAAACGGTATCCAACACAGCTATCTCAAAGACTACCTGAAAGTAAGTCAGGAATTATTCGGCACAGTAAGCGGCACACTGATGACCTTAGGAGAAATTGCCGCAATTATTTTTCTCTTCTTCTTTGGTGTAGTAGCAGACAAGATAGGAAGAAAAAGTGTTATAACAATTGGCTACATTGGAGCGACTATAGCATATCTTCTCTTCTTCCACAGCAAGGACATAGCTGAAATGTTGGGAATAAATCCTCTCCCATTGGCTTATGCAGGAAGATTTCTGATTGTTGCAACTGTTGCCGGTGTATGGGGAACATATATCATAGTAACAGCAGATTATACAGACGAAGCGAATCGAGCCAAGGGAATGGGACTAAATGGAATATTCACAGGATTTGGAATGCTTCTTGCTATGGGAGTTTTTGCTTCCCTTCCAAATAAAATAGGCACACGCAATACCTTTTATCTTACGGCAGCAGTCTCTATTGCTTCACTGATTTATGCACGCATCGCTCTTGTTGACAGATTCAAGCCAAAAGAGAAAGAAAAGGGTCAGATAAAAAAGATTATTGAAACTCTTAAAAGTTCACCTCCCCTTGTAATGTGCTATGCAGCGCGATTTTTTGTTATGGCGGCAGTAATTACTGTTGGAACATTCATATTTGTCTGGGCTGTCAATGCCGCACCTAATTTGGGAGTAACACCTGAAGCGGCACAAGGAAAAGTTGGTATGTTTATCGGTATTTCAGGACTCGTAGCATTCGTAGGATTTCCCATATTTGCGATTATGTGCGACAAGCTTGGCAGGTATGTGACCCTTTCTATATCATTAGGGCTTGGAGGTTTAGCTCTCATAAGCTTCGGTTTAATCGACAATCCGATTTCATGGCCCATCTTAATCTGTATGCTTGTTTTCTTCTTCAGCCAAGCAGGAATGCTTTTATCATCGCAAACTCTTGCTTCAGATATTGCACCAAAAAGAGTAATGGGTACAGTGCTTGGAGGACTGAATACAACAGGGCAAATCGGCGCAGCTGTGTTTTTCTCTGTCGATGGCATAACAATGGATAAAATCAGCCCTCAATCACCTTTTATAATAATGGGGGTATGCTGTATCCTTATGATTATATGGGTTATGATAACAGGCACAAAGGTTAAAAAGGGTCAATATAAAATTGACACATAA
- a CDS encoding FprA family A-type flavoprotein, producing the protein MKNYSIPEISENVFAVGSRDWDLKLFDALIPTPYGTSYNSYLIKGSEKTALIETVKPCFQDELGDKLKQLLGEGEIDYLVMNHAEPDHAGAIPYIMELSAHTRLVTSEKGAKMAEVMYKVPSERIVKVKEGDTIELGGKTLKFIDAPWLHWPETMFTYLIEDKILFPCDFFGSHFAKGVYDTDIKDIITGAQKYYGEIMMPFRALGKKAMDKLENVEISMIAPSHGPVYKNPEKIISVYKKWTAGETDEKAIVAYVSMWGSTEKMAKAVAEKLMSEGIEVSLYNLTATDAGDVAKDLVDSRAIVIGSPTVMAGIHPLALYAASLVRAFRPPLKYAAVVGSYGWGGCSVKEVTKMLELAKVEVVGSHEVNGPPLNGDYAKLEELGKVLACRIRQG; encoded by the coding sequence ATGAAAAACTATTCTATTCCAGAGATTTCTGAAAATGTCTTTGCAGTTGGTTCAAGAGATTGGGACCTAAAACTTTTTGATGCCTTGATTCCTACGCCTTACGGCACAAGTTATAATTCTTATTTAATCAAGGGAAGTGAAAAGACTGCTTTAATTGAAACAGTGAAACCCTGCTTTCAAGATGAGTTAGGAGATAAACTTAAACAGCTTCTTGGTGAAGGTGAGATTGATTATCTCGTTATGAATCATGCCGAGCCCGACCATGCAGGCGCTATCCCATATATTATGGAATTGAGTGCGCATACCAGACTCGTTACATCCGAAAAAGGGGCAAAGATGGCGGAAGTAATGTATAAGGTTCCTTCTGAAAGAATTGTCAAAGTGAAGGAAGGAGATACTATTGAGCTTGGCGGGAAAACTTTGAAGTTTATAGATGCACCTTGGCTGCATTGGCCTGAGACGATGTTTACCTATTTAATTGAAGATAAAATTTTGTTCCCCTGTGATTTTTTTGGAAGCCACTTTGCAAAAGGTGTTTACGATACGGATATAAAAGATATTATAACTGGAGCTCAAAAATATTATGGCGAAATAATGATGCCTTTCAGAGCATTAGGTAAAAAGGCTATGGATAAGTTGGAAAATGTTGAAATATCGATGATTGCGCCAAGTCACGGACCCGTTTATAAAAATCCTGAGAAGATAATATCAGTATATAAAAAATGGACTGCAGGTGAAACTGATGAGAAGGCAATTGTGGCTTATGTGAGTATGTGGGGCTCGACAGAGAAGATGGCAAAAGCAGTTGCTGAAAAGCTGATGTCAGAAGGAATTGAAGTTAGCTTATATAATCTTACAGCAACTGATGCAGGAGATGTTGCAAAGGATTTGGTGGATTCAAGAGCTATTGTAATTGGCTCGCCTACAGTTATGGCAGGGATTCATCCACTTGCTCTCTATGCCGCAAGTCTTGTAAGAGCTTTCAGACCTCCACTCAAATATGCGGCTGTTGTTGGCTCATACGGATGGGGAGGTTGTTCAGTTAAAGAGGTAACAAAGATGCTCGAGCTTGCTAAGGTTGAAGTAGTAGGAAGCCATGAAGTTAATGGACCACCGCTAAACGGTGATTATGCAAAATTGGAGGAGCTGGGAAAAGTTTTAGCATGCAGAATCAGGCAAGGATAA